The following proteins are encoded in a genomic region of Ailuropoda melanoleuca isolate Jingjing chromosome 10, ASM200744v2, whole genome shotgun sequence:
- the TNFRSF17 gene encoding tumor necrosis factor receptor superfamily member 17 has translation MAQECLQNEYFDRLLSACKPCHLRCSNTPPVPCQRYCDAMKGTNEILWTCLGLSLIASLTVFVLMFLLRKMNSEPSKDECKNTGSALQKEANADPEEGRASRTGEEVLSRGLEYTVEECTCEDCVNSESKVDSDHFFPLPAMEEGATILVTTKTNDYCNSLLASVTEMEKPIFTR, from the exons ATGGCTCAGGAGTGCTTACAAAATGAGTATTTTGACAGATTGCTTAGTGCTTGCAAACCGTGTCACCTTCGATGTTCTAATACCCCTCCTGTACCGTGTCAGCGTTATTGTGATGCAA tgaaaggaacaaatgaaattCTCTGGACCTGTTTGGGCCTGAGCTTGATAGCTTCTTTGACAGTTTTTGTGTTGATGTTCTTGCTAAGGAAGATGAATTCGGAACCATCAAAGGACGAATGTAAAAACACAG GATCTGCTCTCCAGAAGGAGGCGAATGCTGACCCGGAGGAGGGCCGTGCTAGCAGGACTGGTGAGGAAGTTCTCTCAAGGGGCCTGGAGTACACAGTAGAAGAATGCACCTGTGAAGACTGTGTCAATTCTGAATCGAAGGTCGATTCTGACCATTTCTTTCCACTCCCGGCTATGGAGGAAGGTGCAACCATTCTCGTCACCACGAAAACAAATGACTACTGTAATAGCCTGCTAGCTAGTGTCACAGAGATGGAGAAACCCATTTTTACCAGATAA